The following are encoded together in the Balaenoptera acutorostrata chromosome 9, mBalAcu1.1, whole genome shotgun sequence genome:
- the THYN1 gene encoding thymocyte nuclear protein 1 isoform X1 yields MPRARKRPAGVVRPDKKGPEGKRTKTENPGDTSAKVENSSFQETSASKDCGKNLSSYWLMKSEPESRLEKGVDVKFSIEDLKAQPKQTACWDGVRNYQARNFLRAMKLEEEAFFYHSNCREPGIVGLMKIVKEAYPDHTQFEKNNPHYDPSSKEDNPKWSMVDVQFVRMMKRFIPLAELKTHHQAHRATGGPLQNMALFTRQRLSVQPLSREEFDFILSLEEKEPS; encoded by the exons ATGCCGCGAGCCCGGAAGAGGCCGGCGGGGGTCGTGAGGCCAG ACAAGAAGGGGCCAGAAGGAAAACGTACCAAAACTGAGAACCCAGGGGACACATCAGCTAAGGTGGAGAACTCCAGCTTCCAGGAGACTTCAGCCTCTAAAGACTGTGGGAAGAATCTAAGCAGCTACTGGCTGATGAAGTCAGAGCCAGAAAGCCGACTGGAGAAAGGTGTAGATGTGAAG TTCAGCATTGAGGATCTCAAAGCACAGCCCAAGCAGACAGCATGCTGGGATGGTGTTCGCAACTACCAG GCCCGGAACTTCCTGAGAGCCATGAAGCTGGAGGAAGAAGCCTTCTTCTACCACAGCAACTGCAGAGAGCCAGGCATTGTGGGGCTTATGAAG ATTGTGAAGGAGGCATACCCAGACCACACACAGTTTGAGAAAAACAATCCCCATTATGATCCATCCAGCAAAGAAGACAACCCCAAATGGTCCATG GTGGACGTGCAGTTTGTTCGGATGATGAAGCGTTTCATCCCACTGGCTGAGCTCAAGACCCACCACCAAGCGCACAGAGCCACTGGCGGGCCCTTACAAAACATGGCTCTCTTCACCCGCCAGAGACTCTCGGTCCAGCCCCTGAGCCGAG AggagtttgattttattttgagcCTGGAGGAAAAGGAACCGAGTTAA
- the THYN1 gene encoding thymocyte nuclear protein 1 isoform X2, which produces MPRARKRPAGVVRPDKKGPEGKRTKTENPGDTSAKVENSSFQETSASKDCGKNLSSYWLMKSEPESRLEKGVDVKFSIEDLKAQPKQTACWDGVRNYQIVKEAYPDHTQFEKNNPHYDPSSKEDNPKWSMVDVQFVRMMKRFIPLAELKTHHQAHRATGGPLQNMALFTRQRLSVQPLSREEFDFILSLEEKEPS; this is translated from the exons ATGCCGCGAGCCCGGAAGAGGCCGGCGGGGGTCGTGAGGCCAG ACAAGAAGGGGCCAGAAGGAAAACGTACCAAAACTGAGAACCCAGGGGACACATCAGCTAAGGTGGAGAACTCCAGCTTCCAGGAGACTTCAGCCTCTAAAGACTGTGGGAAGAATCTAAGCAGCTACTGGCTGATGAAGTCAGAGCCAGAAAGCCGACTGGAGAAAGGTGTAGATGTGAAG TTCAGCATTGAGGATCTCAAAGCACAGCCCAAGCAGACAGCATGCTGGGATGGTGTTCGCAACTACCAG ATTGTGAAGGAGGCATACCCAGACCACACACAGTTTGAGAAAAACAATCCCCATTATGATCCATCCAGCAAAGAAGACAACCCCAAATGGTCCATG GTGGACGTGCAGTTTGTTCGGATGATGAAGCGTTTCATCCCACTGGCTGAGCTCAAGACCCACCACCAAGCGCACAGAGCCACTGGCGGGCCCTTACAAAACATGGCTCTCTTCACCCGCCAGAGACTCTCGGTCCAGCCCCTGAGCCGAG AggagtttgattttattttgagcCTGGAGGAAAAGGAACCGAGTTAA
- the THYN1 gene encoding thymocyte nuclear protein 1 isoform X3 has translation MPRARKRPAGVVRPDKKGPEGKRTKTENPGDTSAKVENSSFQETSASKDCGKNLSSYWLMKSEPESRLEKGVDVKFSIEDLKAQPKQTACWDGVRNYQARNFLRAMKLEEEAFFYHSNCREPGIVGLMKVDVQFVRMMKRFIPLAELKTHHQAHRATGGPLQNMALFTRQRLSVQPLSREEFDFILSLEEKEPS, from the exons ATGCCGCGAGCCCGGAAGAGGCCGGCGGGGGTCGTGAGGCCAG ACAAGAAGGGGCCAGAAGGAAAACGTACCAAAACTGAGAACCCAGGGGACACATCAGCTAAGGTGGAGAACTCCAGCTTCCAGGAGACTTCAGCCTCTAAAGACTGTGGGAAGAATCTAAGCAGCTACTGGCTGATGAAGTCAGAGCCAGAAAGCCGACTGGAGAAAGGTGTAGATGTGAAG TTCAGCATTGAGGATCTCAAAGCACAGCCCAAGCAGACAGCATGCTGGGATGGTGTTCGCAACTACCAG GCCCGGAACTTCCTGAGAGCCATGAAGCTGGAGGAAGAAGCCTTCTTCTACCACAGCAACTGCAGAGAGCCAGGCATTGTGGGGCTTATGAAG GTGGACGTGCAGTTTGTTCGGATGATGAAGCGTTTCATCCCACTGGCTGAGCTCAAGACCCACCACCAAGCGCACAGAGCCACTGGCGGGCCCTTACAAAACATGGCTCTCTTCACCCGCCAGAGACTCTCGGTCCAGCCCCTGAGCCGAG AggagtttgattttattttgagcCTGGAGGAAAAGGAACCGAGTTAA